A stretch of Synechococcus sp. WH 8020 DNA encodes these proteins:
- the purU gene encoding formyltetrahydrofolate deformylase encodes MNGLTVVLQLICPDRSGLVSELAGWVAANGGNIRHADHHTDSGAGLFLSRIEWELDGFGLPRHAIEPAVRALAERLGGEAQLHFSDELPRVAIFVSKQSHCLLDLLWRSRSGELPMEVALVISNHPDLEPLCGDFGGRFVHVPVTSATKRDAEATILDLLQEQSIELAVLAKYMQVLSGEFLERFPQVINIHHSFLPAFKGAQPYHRAWDRGVKLIGATAHYVTEQLDDGPIIEQATLPVSHRDEVEDLIRKGRDTERLALARALRLHLCRQVMVYRGRTAVFA; translated from the coding sequence GTGAACGGGTTAACGGTCGTCCTTCAACTGATCTGTCCTGATCGGTCAGGACTCGTGAGCGAGTTGGCTGGATGGGTGGCGGCCAATGGCGGCAATATTCGTCACGCTGATCACCACACCGACTCGGGTGCAGGGTTGTTTTTAAGTCGGATTGAGTGGGAGCTTGATGGCTTTGGATTGCCTCGGCATGCGATTGAGCCAGCGGTTCGTGCCCTTGCAGAGCGGCTCGGTGGTGAGGCACAGCTTCACTTCTCCGATGAGTTGCCCCGTGTTGCGATCTTTGTGAGTAAGCAGAGCCACTGTTTGCTGGATTTGCTCTGGCGATCACGCAGTGGTGAATTGCCGATGGAGGTTGCTTTGGTGATCTCCAATCATCCCGATTTGGAACCACTCTGTGGTGATTTTGGAGGACGATTTGTTCATGTACCGGTTACTTCAGCAACCAAGCGGGATGCTGAAGCCACCATTCTTGATCTCCTTCAAGAGCAGAGCATTGAGCTCGCTGTGTTGGCGAAATACATGCAGGTGCTGAGTGGCGAATTTTTAGAGCGCTTCCCCCAGGTGATCAATATTCATCATTCGTTCTTACCAGCGTTTAAAGGTGCTCAGCCTTATCACCGCGCCTGGGATCGGGGGGTGAAGTTGATTGGTGCTACGGCGCATTACGTCACCGAACAATTGGATGATGGGCCGATCATTGAGCAGGCCACCCTTCCTGTGAGTCACCGTGATGAAGTTGAGGATTTGATTCGCAAGGGTCGAGACACGGAGCGGTTAGCGCTGGCCCGGGCTCTGCGGTTGCATTTGTGCCGACAGGTCATGGTGTATCGCGGCCGTACTGCGGTGTTCGCATGA
- the psbQ gene encoding photosystem II protein PsbQ: MLSALRRLAAFCLCVCLCFSLAACSGDGNAKPATISPEDMAVIRRQAEGFTQAQERLPDLAALVNQRDWTFTRNLIHGPMQEVGREMLYINQRLLPSDRAEANKLATKLKEALADVDEAARLQDGTRLQRSYTSVATGFANYVRVIPAEALS, from the coding sequence ATGCTGAGCGCCCTACGTCGCCTCGCTGCGTTTTGCCTCTGCGTGTGCCTCTGCTTCAGCCTTGCGGCTTGCAGCGGTGATGGCAATGCCAAGCCCGCAACGATTAGCCCAGAAGACATGGCTGTGATCCGCAGGCAGGCTGAGGGATTCACGCAAGCTCAGGAACGCCTCCCAGACCTGGCCGCCCTCGTCAATCAGCGCGATTGGACCTTCACCCGCAACCTGATTCACGGACCCATGCAAGAGGTTGGTCGCGAGATGTTGTACATCAATCAACGTCTCCTTCCCAGCGACCGAGCCGAAGCCAACAAACTGGCGACAAAGCTCAAAGAAGCTCTCGCTGATGTGGATGAGGCCGCCCGTCTCCAAGACGGAACACGCTTGCAACGGTCCTACACATCCGTTGCAACCGGTTTTGCTAATTACGTTCGCGTCATTCCCGCCGAAGCTTTGAGCTGA
- a CDS encoding NAD(P)/FAD-dependent oxidoreductase: MIGAGAVGAGTAWHLARQGHNVTLIDPSLGAAIQRSNNLGQPLNGTTASLGVLMGNVFRRSSGRAWRLRQRSMELWPQWVEGLNHPDTPLQLDSPLIQMASSPAEQERMQSLANHRRELGLESFSAASTKSHHMFNPIPWPNPGHGGLRSQNDGRIDPLALQRALRRSLKAKKVDLLPARVTTLRRAQHGDADRWRLELDTGHNTHCDFVVICTALASALLLQPLGHELPMEAVLGQVLDLQVSAPAKAWDHWPAVLVCNGVNLIRHGSDRLWLGATLEPGKEPSAEKSSIMRRLDGLAPNWLQQAKVIDQWHGLRARPSGRPAPLLEVLEPGLILASGHYRNGVLLTPATADWVGQQIMTTTTIPDS, from the coding sequence GTGATTGGTGCTGGTGCCGTCGGCGCCGGCACGGCCTGGCATCTAGCCCGTCAAGGACACAACGTCACGTTGATCGATCCGTCCTTAGGCGCGGCGATTCAGCGCAGCAACAACCTTGGCCAACCCCTCAATGGCACGACTGCATCGCTTGGTGTCTTGATGGGGAATGTGTTTCGTCGATCCAGTGGACGTGCATGGCGTTTGCGTCAACGCAGCATGGAACTCTGGCCTCAATGGGTGGAGGGGCTGAACCATCCCGATACCCCCCTACAGCTCGATTCTCCACTGATCCAAATGGCTTCTAGCCCTGCGGAACAAGAACGCATGCAGAGCCTGGCCAATCATCGGCGCGAGCTTGGACTCGAAAGCTTCAGCGCAGCGAGCACAAAGTCTCATCACATGTTCAATCCAATTCCTTGGCCCAATCCTGGGCATGGAGGATTGCGTTCCCAAAATGACGGCCGTATTGATCCCCTGGCCCTGCAACGGGCGCTACGCCGAAGCCTCAAGGCGAAAAAGGTGGATCTCTTACCGGCTCGCGTGACGACACTCCGTCGAGCGCAGCATGGCGACGCAGACCGCTGGCGCCTGGAACTGGATACGGGACACAACACCCACTGCGACTTTGTTGTGATCTGCACAGCTTTGGCCAGTGCACTGTTGCTGCAACCTCTAGGGCACGAGTTGCCAATGGAAGCAGTCCTAGGCCAGGTGCTGGATCTTCAAGTGTCGGCCCCTGCCAAGGCCTGGGATCACTGGCCAGCAGTGCTGGTCTGCAACGGAGTCAATTTGATTCGTCATGGAAGCGACAGGCTTTGGCTTGGAGCAACCCTGGAACCAGGAAAGGAGCCTTCCGCTGAGAAGTCTTCGATCATGAGGCGATTGGATGGCCTGGCACCGAACTGGCTGCAACAGGCCAAGGTCATTGATCAATGGCATGGCCTCAGGGCCAGACCCTCTGGGCGGCCAGCTCCCTTGCTTGAGGTTTTGGAGCCAGGCTTAATCCTGGCTAGTGGTCATTATCGAAACGGGGTTCTTCTGACACCTGCTACGGCAGACTGGGTTGGTCAGCAAATTATGACGACTACAACGATTCCAGACTCCTGA
- the pstS gene encoding phosphate ABC transporter substrate-binding protein PstS, translating into MQVNRPLDLIGRRFLNRSGTALIGIAAACSLTACSSSDQGTGKQQGRLSAAGASFPAAIYQRWFQDLAPQGIQVNYQSVGSGAGVRQFTAGTIDFGASDKPMQAEAITKVSRGVVQVPMTAGAIAVAYHNPGCELKLTREQLAGIFLGTISNYSALGCPDKAIKVVYRSDGSGTTYNFTKHLSAISPEWKNSVGASKSVQWPTGVGARGNEGVAAQLTQIDGGVGYVELAYVKGDLQAAAIQNGSGKKVTPTNATASRALGSIDLGPDLIGSNANPMHGYPIVTFSWVLAYATGNGSNTAVLKSTFDYMLSEESQAKAPELGYISLPPEVIVQAKAAANTIKE; encoded by the coding sequence ATGCAAGTAAATCGCCCACTCGACCTCATAGGTCGCCGTTTCTTGAACCGCTCCGGCACTGCACTGATCGGCATTGCAGCCGCTTGCAGTCTTACTGCCTGCTCGTCGAGCGATCAGGGAACTGGCAAACAACAAGGCCGTCTCTCCGCTGCAGGGGCATCGTTTCCGGCGGCGATTTACCAGCGCTGGTTCCAGGATCTGGCACCTCAAGGAATCCAGGTCAACTATCAATCCGTTGGATCCGGAGCAGGAGTCCGTCAATTCACGGCAGGCACGATTGATTTCGGGGCTTCTGACAAGCCCATGCAAGCCGAAGCTATTACCAAAGTGAGTCGCGGCGTCGTCCAAGTACCGATGACAGCGGGTGCCATTGCTGTGGCGTATCACAATCCCGGCTGTGAATTGAAGCTCACCCGTGAACAACTGGCTGGAATCTTTTTAGGCACCATCAGCAACTACAGCGCATTGGGCTGCCCAGACAAAGCCATCAAGGTGGTCTATCGCTCTGATGGCTCTGGCACGACGTACAACTTCACCAAGCACCTCTCTGCCATTAGTCCGGAATGGAAAAACAGTGTTGGCGCGAGCAAATCCGTGCAATGGCCTACGGGTGTGGGAGCCAGAGGCAATGAAGGTGTCGCTGCCCAACTCACCCAGATCGATGGCGGCGTGGGCTACGTCGAGCTCGCCTACGTCAAAGGCGATCTACAGGCGGCAGCCATTCAAAACGGATCCGGAAAAAAGGTGACGCCAACCAATGCCACAGCAAGTAGAGCCCTGGGTTCGATCGATCTAGGACCCGATCTGATTGGTAGCAATGCCAACCCAATGCACGGTTATCCCATCGTGACCTTCTCGTGGGTGCTTGCTTACGCCACCGGGAACGGAAGCAACACAGCTGTACTCAAATCAACATTCGATTACATGTTGTCTGAGGAATCACAGGCGAAAGCACCTGAGCTGGGCTACATCTCCCTTCCCCCAGAGGTGATCGTTCAAGCCAAGGCAGCAGCTAACACGATCAAGGAATAA
- the dnaK gene encoding molecular chaperone DnaK encodes MGKVVGIDLGTTNSCVSVMEGGKPTVIANAEGFRTTPSVVAYTKNQDQLVGQIAKRQAVMNTDNTFYSVKRFIGRRVDEVNEESKEVSYSVEKSGSNVKVKCPVLEKQFAPEEVSAQVLRKLAEDAGKYLGETVTQAVITVPAYFNDSQRQATKDAGKIAGLEVLRIINEPTAAALAYGLDKKSNERILVFDLGGGTFDVSVLEVGDGVFEVLSTSGDTHLGGDDFDKVIVDHLADSFKSNEGIDLRQDKQALQRLTEAAEKAKIELSSATQSEINLPFITATPEGPKHLDLTLTRGKFEELASTLIDRCRIPVEQALKDAKLSSSELDEIVMVGGSTRIPAVLELVKRTTGKDPNQTVNPDEVVAIGAAIQGGVLAGEVKDILLLDVTPLSLGVETLGGVMTKMITRNTTVPTKKSETYSTAVDGQTNVEIHVLQGEREMASDNKSLGTFRLDGIPAAPRGVPQIEVTFDIDANGILSVTAKDKGSGKEQSISITGASTLSDNEVEKMVKDAESNASADKEKREKIDLKNQAETLVYQAEKQLAELGDKVDAEAKAKVEEKSTKLKEATEKEDFDSMKTLLEELQQELYTVGASVYQQAGAEAAASGEEGAASGNSADGSSNAGDDVIDAEFTETK; translated from the coding sequence ATGGGCAAGGTTGTCGGCATTGATTTAGGTACCACCAACAGTTGTGTCTCGGTGATGGAGGGCGGCAAGCCCACCGTGATCGCCAATGCTGAGGGCTTCCGCACCACTCCATCGGTGGTGGCCTACACAAAAAATCAGGATCAACTGGTCGGTCAGATCGCGAAGCGTCAAGCGGTGATGAACACCGACAACACGTTTTATTCCGTCAAACGTTTCATTGGACGTCGTGTAGACGAGGTGAATGAAGAATCCAAAGAGGTGAGTTATTCGGTCGAGAAATCGGGATCCAACGTCAAAGTTAAGTGTCCTGTTCTCGAGAAGCAGTTCGCCCCTGAGGAGGTGAGCGCCCAGGTGCTGCGCAAACTTGCTGAAGATGCTGGTAAGTACCTCGGTGAAACTGTGACTCAAGCGGTTATTACTGTTCCCGCTTATTTCAACGATTCCCAGCGCCAGGCCACAAAAGACGCTGGAAAGATTGCCGGTCTGGAAGTCCTGCGCATCATCAACGAGCCCACGGCCGCGGCGCTGGCCTACGGCCTCGACAAAAAGAGCAATGAGCGCATCCTCGTGTTCGACCTTGGTGGCGGGACCTTTGATGTGTCTGTGCTGGAAGTTGGAGATGGAGTGTTTGAAGTGCTCTCCACTTCGGGTGACACGCACCTTGGTGGTGATGATTTCGACAAGGTGATTGTCGACCACCTCGCCGACAGCTTCAAATCCAATGAAGGCATCGATCTTCGTCAGGACAAGCAGGCTCTGCAGCGTCTGACTGAAGCTGCTGAGAAGGCGAAAATTGAGCTTTCGAGTGCGACCCAGAGCGAAATCAATCTGCCTTTTATTACGGCGACTCCGGAAGGCCCTAAGCACCTTGATCTCACCCTGACACGCGGCAAGTTTGAGGAGCTGGCTTCCACGTTGATCGATCGTTGTCGCATCCCGGTTGAGCAAGCTTTGAAAGACGCCAAGCTTTCATCGAGTGAGCTTGACGAGATTGTGATGGTGGGTGGATCCACTCGGATCCCAGCTGTGCTTGAGCTTGTGAAGCGCACTACCGGCAAGGACCCCAATCAGACCGTGAACCCTGATGAGGTGGTGGCGATTGGAGCCGCCATTCAAGGCGGTGTGTTGGCTGGAGAAGTCAAGGACATCTTGCTGCTGGACGTCACACCCCTATCCCTGGGCGTCGAGACGCTTGGCGGTGTGATGACAAAAATGATCACGAGGAACACCACCGTTCCAACCAAAAAATCAGAGACCTATTCCACTGCTGTGGATGGTCAAACCAACGTTGAGATTCACGTGCTCCAGGGTGAGCGCGAGATGGCCTCAGACAACAAGAGTTTGGGGACCTTCCGTCTCGATGGGATTCCTGCCGCCCCTCGCGGTGTGCCTCAGATCGAAGTCACGTTCGATATTGACGCCAACGGCATCTTGAGCGTGACTGCGAAGGACAAGGGCAGCGGCAAAGAGCAGTCGATTTCGATCACCGGAGCCTCCACTCTCTCTGACAATGAAGTCGAGAAGATGGTGAAGGATGCCGAGAGTAATGCCAGTGCTGATAAGGAGAAGCGCGAGAAGATCGACCTGAAGAATCAGGCTGAAACTCTCGTGTATCAGGCTGAAAAGCAGTTGGCTGAACTGGGCGACAAAGTTGATGCTGAGGCCAAGGCCAAGGTTGAAGAGAAGTCCACCAAGCTCAAGGAAGCAACGGAAAAAGAGGACTTTGACTCGATGAAGACTCTTCTTGAAGAGCTACAGCAAGAGCTCTACACCGTTGGTGCATCTGTCTACCAACAGGCTGGTGCAGAAGCAGCAGCTTCCGGTGAGGAGGGTGCTGCTTCTGGTAACTCTGCTGATGGATCTAGTAATGCTGGAGATGATGTTATCGATGCCGAATTTACTGAAACTAAGTAA
- a CDS encoding shikimate dehydrogenase, translated as MISGNTALVALLGQPVSHSLSPAMQNAALKAMGLDWSFLALPCSADDLATVLQGLEAVGCRGLNVTIPHKQAVSHLCKELSPLAQRLGAVNTMTPLPSGGWHGHNTDVEGFVAPLLHNNANWSGTRTVVLGCGGSARAVVAGLQDLNPSEITVVGRRDQTLQPFCSDLQQGRPAHSVQLQPLLDNDPQLQTRIQQADLVVNTTPIGMSSHQPDQGPVLPLGEDIWNNLTAHTVLYDLIYTPRPTPWLQRGEALGCRTYDGLEMLVQQGAAALRSWSGVDEVPVNAMREAALKNLSHP; from the coding sequence ATGATCAGCGGAAACACGGCACTGGTCGCACTGTTGGGACAACCAGTCAGTCACTCACTCTCACCGGCCATGCAAAACGCAGCCCTAAAGGCGATGGGGCTCGACTGGAGCTTCCTGGCACTGCCATGCAGCGCTGATGATCTCGCCACCGTGCTTCAAGGACTGGAGGCCGTGGGGTGCCGTGGGCTCAACGTCACCATCCCCCATAAGCAGGCCGTCTCCCACCTCTGTAAAGAACTCAGTCCGCTGGCCCAACGGCTCGGCGCCGTTAACACCATGACTCCATTGCCCAGTGGTGGCTGGCACGGGCACAACACTGATGTAGAGGGATTTGTAGCCCCGCTCCTGCACAACAACGCCAACTGGAGCGGAACGCGAACTGTGGTGTTGGGATGTGGCGGCAGCGCCCGAGCAGTTGTAGCGGGATTGCAGGACTTAAACCCAAGCGAAATCACAGTCGTGGGTCGTCGAGATCAAACACTCCAACCGTTTTGCAGCGATCTTCAGCAAGGAAGACCAGCCCACAGCGTCCAGTTACAACCTCTTTTAGACAACGACCCACAACTTCAAACCCGAATTCAGCAAGCGGATCTGGTGGTCAACACCACCCCCATTGGAATGAGCAGCCATCAGCCTGATCAAGGCCCCGTTCTGCCACTCGGCGAGGACATCTGGAACAACCTCACCGCTCACACCGTGCTCTACGACTTGATCTACACACCACGACCCACGCCATGGCTTCAGCGCGGGGAAGCGTTGGGCTGCCGCACCTATGACGGCCTGGAGATGCTCGTCCAGCAAGGGGCCGCCGCTCTCCGATCTTGGAGCGGTGTCGATGAGGTTCCTGTCAACGCGATGCGGGAAGCAGCGCTCAAAAACCTGAGCCATCCCTAA
- a CDS encoding Tic20 family protein, producing the protein MPIPIWQRLLGLLVYVLPWSDAIPIGQHLLIQFPVLQWLTLPALPLFILERGIPFGLGNLLLFFLLFLAVVRNPNVPYFIRFNTLQALLVDIVVVLIGYAFTILLPIGGGLMMRTLSSTVVVGVLAVVIFALIECSRGREPDLPGLSQAVRMQLY; encoded by the coding sequence GTGCCCATCCCCATCTGGCAGCGCCTGCTTGGTTTGTTGGTTTACGTCTTGCCATGGAGCGATGCCATCCCCATCGGCCAACATCTGCTCATTCAGTTCCCTGTGCTGCAGTGGCTGACCCTGCCGGCCTTGCCTCTGTTCATTTTGGAACGGGGAATTCCTTTCGGTCTTGGAAACCTTCTGTTGTTTTTCTTGCTGTTCTTAGCGGTGGTGAGGAATCCAAATGTCCCTTACTTCATTCGCTTCAACACCTTGCAAGCGCTGTTGGTTGACATCGTGGTCGTACTGATTGGTTATGCCTTCACCATCCTGCTGCCCATCGGTGGCGGACTGATGATGCGCACGCTCTCCAGCACTGTGGTGGTGGGTGTTCTGGCTGTTGTGATCTTTGCCTTAATCGAGTGTTCTCGAGGTCGTGAGCCGGACCTGCCGGGCTTGAGTCAAGCGGTTCGCATGCAGTTGTACTGA
- the rpsF gene encoding 30S ribosomal protein S6 — MTQQPYYETMYILRPDIPEEEVESHVTKYRDILTEAGAEVLDNQMRGKRRLAYPIAKHKEGIYVQLSHNGDGQQVGVIEKAMRLSEDVIRYLTVKQEGPLPAPRVAPGTEAPAEPEAAAPA, encoded by the coding sequence ATGACCCAACAGCCTTACTACGAGACCATGTACATCCTCCGTCCGGACATCCCGGAAGAGGAAGTTGAGTCTCACGTGACCAAGTACCGCGACATTTTGACTGAGGCGGGTGCCGAGGTTCTCGACAATCAAATGCGCGGTAAGCGTCGTCTGGCCTATCCGATCGCCAAGCACAAGGAAGGCATCTACGTGCAGCTGAGCCATAACGGTGATGGCCAACAAGTGGGCGTTATCGAAAAAGCAATGCGCCTCAGTGAAGATGTGATTCGCTATCTCACCGTGAAGCAAGAAGGCCCGTTGCCTGCTCCTCGCGTCGCGCCTGGAACAGAAGCACCTGCCGAACCTGAAGCGGCTGCTCCTGCCTGA